The following are encoded in a window of Pseudalgibacter alginicilyticus genomic DNA:
- a CDS encoding efflux RND transporter periplasmic adaptor subunit yields the protein MSKKKLIITGVCVIAIIISYSFFKDSSNEDKPITVEVKKGKFINEVIISGEAQSTSSKEINGPINARRFNIYNLKIQDLVAEGTVVKKGGYIGKLDASEVNGKINDAMLNLENAQSKFTQKQLDTTLTLKQERNSIKDLLFSIEENKLELTRSIYEPPATVRQLEINIEKNERDLQEKKEDYSIKKRQANAEMIQVGNEVVKIKKLIEELTKLQKEFTIYSEDEGMVTYVKDWGGNKKKVGSTISPWEPAIASLPDLTKMESKTYSNEVDIRKIKKDLPVKVGFDAFPEIELEGIVTDVANVGENKRGSDIKLFQVLIKLNETNTNIRPGMTTSNRILTHEEENVLTVPLEAIFSKDSISFTYVKSGYSILKKQVELGLSNNDEVIIKRGLKENETVYLNKPEDTDTNNIIFLDN from the coding sequence ATGTCTAAAAAAAAACTCATCATCACTGGAGTTTGTGTTATTGCCATAATCATTTCATATTCGTTTTTTAAGGATAGTTCTAACGAAGACAAACCCATCACTGTAGAAGTTAAAAAAGGGAAATTTATAAATGAAGTTATTATTTCTGGAGAAGCACAATCTACAAGTTCAAAAGAAATAAATGGCCCTATTAACGCTAGAAGGTTTAATATATACAACCTCAAAATTCAAGATTTAGTTGCTGAAGGAACTGTTGTAAAAAAAGGAGGGTATATTGGCAAATTAGATGCTTCCGAAGTCAACGGAAAAATTAACGATGCCATGCTTAATTTAGAAAATGCTCAATCTAAATTTACCCAAAAACAACTCGATACAACTCTCACTCTAAAACAAGAGCGAAATTCAATTAAAGATCTGTTATTTAGCATCGAAGAAAATAAACTTGAATTAACACGTTCTATTTATGAACCTCCTGCTACGGTTAGACAACTTGAAATAAATATTGAAAAAAACGAACGCGATTTACAAGAAAAAAAAGAAGATTATTCTATAAAAAAAAGACAAGCAAATGCTGAAATGATTCAGGTAGGTAATGAGGTTGTTAAAATAAAAAAACTAATAGAAGAACTTACCAAGCTACAAAAAGAGTTTACAATCTATTCTGAAGATGAAGGTATGGTAACCTATGTTAAAGATTGGGGAGGAAATAAAAAGAAAGTTGGTTCTACAATCTCTCCCTGGGAACCTGCTATTGCGAGTCTACCAGATTTAACCAAAATGGAATCTAAAACCTATAGTAATGAAGTTGACATTAGAAAAATAAAAAAAGATTTACCTGTTAAAGTAGGTTTTGATGCGTTTCCAGAAATTGAATTGGAAGGTATCGTTACAGATGTGGCTAATGTAGGTGAAAACAAAAGAGGATCAGACATTAAGCTATTTCAAGTTTTAATTAAATTAAATGAAACGAATACCAATATTAGACCTGGTATGACAACTTCAAACAGAATATTAACCCATGAAGAAGAAAATGTCTTAACAGTTCCGCTTGAAGCTATTTTTAGTAAAGACTCTATTAGCTTTACTTATGTAAAATCAGGCTATTCTATACTAAAAAAACAAGTAGAATTAGGTTTATCAAATAATGATGAAGTAATAATTAAAAGAGGGCTAAAAGAAAATGAAACGGTTTATTTAAACAAGCCAGAGGATACCGATACTAATAACATCATATTTTTAGACAACTAA
- a CDS encoding DUF4249 family protein, producing MKKTIYLFAISLLFISCEDVIEVSLPNTPPRLVIDASINWFKETTGQYQSIRLSLTAPYFNNQVPPANHANVKIIDSNNRIFTFIEEDDTGIYRNHNFNPVLNETYTLSIIYNEEVYTATEVLTPVTSIDFVDQKNNGGFSGNDIELKAYYMDPPNQKNFYLFEFDNSNLPIISLNIYNDEFNDGNQIFAFYSEEASKTGDLITINSYGISERYYQFMSILLQQTDSESGDPFETQPATVRGNCINETNPDNYPLGYFRLSESDQFIYTIE from the coding sequence ATGAAAAAAACAATATACTTATTTGCCATTAGTTTGCTGTTCATTTCGTGCGAAGACGTTATAGAGGTGTCCCTTCCAAACACCCCTCCAAGACTTGTTATTGATGCTTCTATAAATTGGTTTAAAGAAACTACCGGGCAATATCAAAGTATCAGATTATCACTTACAGCGCCCTATTTTAACAATCAAGTACCACCAGCAAACCATGCCAATGTTAAAATCATAGATTCCAATAATAGAATTTTCACATTTATTGAAGAAGATGATACGGGTATTTATAGAAATCATAATTTTAACCCTGTTTTAAATGAAACATACACGCTTAGCATTATTTATAATGAAGAAGTCTATACAGCCACAGAAGTCCTAACACCCGTTACATCTATTGATTTTGTTGATCAAAAAAACAATGGTGGTTTTTCTGGAAATGATATTGAACTAAAAGCTTATTATATGGATCCTCCTAATCAAAAAAACTTTTACCTTTTTGAATTTGATAATAGCAACTTACCTATTATCAGTTTAAATATATATAATGATGAATTTAATGACGGTAATCAAATTTTTGCTTTTTATTCTGAAGAAGCAAGTAAAACAGGAGACTTAATAACCATAAATAGTTATGGAATTTCTGAACGTTATTATCAATTTATGTCTATATTACTACAACAAACTGATTCTGAAAGTGGTGACCCTTTTGAAACCCAACCAGCAACTGTAAGAGGAAATTGTATAAACGAAACCAATCCAGACAATTATCCCTTGGGTTATTTTAGGTTATCAGAATCAGATCAATTTATCTATACTATTGAATGA
- a CDS encoding TonB-dependent receptor, with protein sequence MKLISWLPFIFCCFIISNVLAQEKYTISGIITDKKSNETLIGVNVIFPEIQAGTSTNAYGFYSITLPKSTYKLVISYLGFSSVVETISLTQNITKNFSLLETSESLDEIVITENIEKLNIRTPQMSVNKLTSSSIKEIPVVMGEPDIIKAITLLPGVTNAGEGTSGFNVRGGAADQNLILLDEATIYNSSHLFGFFSVFNPDAVKDLKLYKGGIPARYGGRVSSVLDIYQKDGNSNAFHVNGGIGLVSSRLLAEGPLKKDKGAFLFGGRSSYAHLFLPIFDINNIAYFYDLNTKLSYKLNSRNNIFLSGYFGRDVFRINDAFENTYGNSILNFRWNHLFSDKLFSNLSFIYSDYYYGLKLNFVEFNWDSGIKNFNFKYDFKHYLSNKLKLQYGLNSIYYKFNPGDIKPTEESSVINPLKLIDKYAFENAIYLDIEHKLSDKLAWSYGLRFSSFYRMGQSELNIYENNQAVVFNNDFKIYTKANPIGTKSFKKSHIIKSFYNMEPRLSLAYKLNNSTSIKGSYNKMTQYLHLLSNTNSPTPLDVWAPSGKYIKPQLLNQFAIGYFKNFNQNNYSLELESFYKTVKNRIDYIDGADLIANNAIEQVILNGRAKAYGVEILIKKNEGDFKGWLAYTLSKSEQQTKGRTPNEIGINNGQWYNTPYDKTHDISLTGSYQWNEKWKLNSNFLLQTGQPTTFPNAQYIYNGINIPNFSNRNTNRLPTYHRLDLSATFTPKHQKTNGLQSYWVFGIYNIYNRRNAASIAFAGNNETGANEATRLSIFGIVPSISYNFKF encoded by the coding sequence ATGAAGCTCATATCTTGGTTGCCATTTATATTTTGTTGCTTCATCATTTCTAATGTATTAGCCCAAGAAAAATACACCATTAGCGGAATCATTACGGATAAAAAAAGCAATGAAACACTCATTGGTGTAAATGTTATCTTTCCTGAAATTCAAGCAGGAACGTCAACCAATGCCTATGGTTTCTATTCCATTACCCTTCCTAAAAGCACCTACAAACTTGTAATTAGTTATTTAGGTTTTTCATCCGTAGTAGAAACCATTTCACTCACTCAAAATATTACAAAAAATTTTAGTCTATTGGAAACATCAGAAAGTTTAGACGAAATTGTAATAACTGAAAATATTGAAAAACTAAACATCAGAACACCTCAAATGAGCGTGAATAAACTAACGTCATCTAGTATAAAGGAAATACCTGTGGTAATGGGAGAACCTGATATTATTAAAGCCATTACCCTATTACCGGGTGTAACAAATGCTGGTGAAGGAACTTCTGGCTTTAATGTTCGTGGTGGCGCGGCTGATCAAAATTTAATTCTTTTAGATGAAGCCACTATTTACAATTCCTCTCACTTATTTGGCTTCTTTTCTGTATTCAACCCTGATGCTGTAAAAGATTTAAAATTATACAAAGGAGGTATTCCTGCCAGATATGGTGGAAGAGTATCATCTGTTCTCGATATTTATCAAAAAGACGGTAATAGCAATGCCTTTCATGTCAATGGTGGCATTGGGTTAGTATCAAGCAGATTACTTGCTGAAGGCCCATTAAAAAAAGATAAAGGAGCCTTTCTTTTTGGTGGTCGCTCTAGTTATGCTCATCTATTTTTGCCGATTTTCGACATTAACAATATTGCCTATTTTTATGATTTAAACACCAAACTAAGTTATAAGCTAAACTCACGAAATAATATTTTTTTATCTGGATATTTTGGTCGCGATGTATTTAGAATTAATGATGCTTTTGAAAACACCTATGGTAATTCTATTTTAAATTTTAGATGGAACCATCTATTTTCTGATAAATTATTTTCAAACCTTTCCTTTATTTACTCTGATTATTACTATGGATTAAAACTAAATTTTGTAGAATTTAATTGGGATTCAGGAATTAAAAATTTTAATTTTAAGTATGATTTTAAACATTATTTAAGTAATAAATTAAAATTGCAATATGGCTTAAATAGTATTTATTACAAATTTAACCCCGGCGATATTAAACCAACTGAAGAGTCGTCTGTAATAAACCCACTTAAACTCATTGACAAATATGCGTTTGAAAATGCCATTTATTTAGATATTGAACACAAATTATCAGATAAGTTGGCATGGTCCTATGGGCTGCGGTTTAGTAGTTTTTATAGAATGGGACAAAGTGAACTCAATATTTATGAAAATAATCAAGCTGTAGTATTTAATAACGATTTCAAAATTTACACAAAAGCAAACCCAATTGGCACAAAATCTTTTAAAAAAAGCCATATTATTAAATCATTTTATAATATGGAACCTCGTTTATCATTGGCATATAAACTAAATAATAGTACCTCTATTAAAGGGAGTTATAATAAAATGACTCAATATTTACATTTGTTATCAAATACCAATTCCCCTACTCCTCTGGATGTTTGGGCGCCTAGCGGAAAATACATCAAACCACAACTATTAAATCAATTTGCTATTGGCTATTTTAAAAATTTTAATCAGAACAACTACTCTTTAGAATTAGAAAGTTTTTATAAAACCGTTAAAAATAGGATTGACTATATTGATGGAGCGGATTTAATTGCCAATAATGCTATTGAGCAAGTTATTTTAAATGGACGAGCTAAAGCTTATGGGGTAGAAATTTTAATAAAAAAAAACGAAGGGGATTTTAAAGGTTGGCTTGCTTACACCCTTTCAAAATCTGAACAACAAACCAAAGGCAGAACTCCTAATGAAATTGGTATTAATAACGGCCAATGGTATAACACACCTTATGATAAAACTCATGATATATCACTAACAGGAAGTTACCAATGGAATGAAAAATGGAAACTTAATAGTAATTTTTTGCTTCAAACGGGTCAACCCACTACGTTTCCAAATGCACAATATATTTACAACGGAATAAACATACCTAACTTTAGTAATAGAAATACTAACCGATTACCAACTTATCATCGTTTAGATTTATCGGCCACATTTACCCCAAAACATCAAAAAACAAATGGCTTACAAAGCTATTGGGTATTTGGTATTTACAATATTTATAATCGCCGGAATGCCGCTTCTATTGCCTTTGCTGGAAATAATGAAACTGGCGCTAATGAAGCTACTCGTTTATCTATATTTGGAATTGTTCCATCTATTTCTTATAATTTTAAATTTTAA
- a CDS encoding NADP-dependent isocitrate dehydrogenase — MSKIIYTKTDEAPALATRSLLPIIQAFVKSSGIDIETKDISLAARILAVFPDFLNEDQRVTDDLEMLGELAKKPEANIVKLPNISASIPQLKAAIKELQSQGFEIPNYPDEAKSDSEKDIKSRYDKIKGSAVNPVLREGNSDRRAPKAVKNYAKKHPHSMGAWSSDSKTHVATMSHGDFAHNEKSVTISDATNIKIEHTSANGTTTILKDSFPLLKGEIIDATVLSKKALLSFLETQVTDAKEKDVLFSLHMKGTMMKVSDPIIFGHAVKVFFKDLFEKHGKTFEEIGVNVNSGFGNVLECIQQLPEAKRKEIEADIESVYQNGPAVAMVNSEKGITNLNVPSDVIIDASMPAMIRTSGRMWNAKGELQDTKAVIPDSSYAGIYSATIDFCKKHGAFDPTTMGTVPNVGLMAQKAEEYGSHDKTFEIPSDGTVKVIDTEGNTLLQHSVEEGDIWRMCQAKDAPIQDWVKLAVTRARASQTPAVFWLDENRAHDAELIKKVNLYLKDHDTSGLDLRILSPIDATIFTCERLKEGKDTISVSGNVLRDYLTDLFPILEVGTSAKMLSIVPLMNGGGLFETGAGGSAPKHVQQLLEENHLRWDSLGEFLALAVSLEHFGEVNNNEKAKILGQTLDDATDKLLENQKGPSRKSGELDNRGSHFYLAMYWAQELANQTKDATLKEEFTSIAQKLTENESTIVNELNSIQGKPVNIGGYYEPNEALVNQVMRPSKTFNAILE; from the coding sequence ATGTCAAAGATTATTTACACAAAAACGGATGAAGCTCCGGCTTTAGCTACAAGATCATTATTACCTATTATCCAAGCATTTGTTAAATCTTCTGGTATTGATATTGAAACCAAAGACATTTCTTTAGCTGCTAGAATTTTAGCTGTTTTTCCAGATTTTTTAAATGAAGACCAACGTGTTACTGATGATTTGGAAATGTTAGGTGAATTGGCTAAAAAACCAGAGGCTAATATTGTAAAATTACCAAATATCAGTGCTTCTATTCCTCAATTGAAAGCTGCTATTAAAGAATTACAATCTCAAGGTTTTGAAATTCCTAATTACCCAGACGAAGCTAAAAGTGATTCAGAAAAAGATATAAAATCTCGTTACGACAAGATTAAGGGAAGTGCTGTAAACCCCGTTCTTCGTGAAGGAAACAGTGACAGGCGAGCGCCAAAAGCCGTTAAAAATTATGCAAAAAAGCATCCGCACTCTATGGGAGCTTGGTCAAGTGATTCTAAAACTCATGTAGCCACTATGAGTCATGGCGATTTTGCTCATAATGAAAAGTCTGTAACAATTTCTGATGCTACTAACATTAAAATAGAACATACAAGTGCTAATGGTACGACTACTATTTTAAAAGACAGCTTCCCTTTATTAAAAGGCGAAATAATTGATGCTACTGTTTTAAGTAAAAAAGCTTTATTAAGCTTTTTAGAAACACAAGTTACAGATGCTAAAGAAAAAGATGTATTGTTTTCTTTACATATGAAAGGTACCATGATGAAAGTAAGTGACCCTATTATTTTTGGGCACGCTGTTAAAGTATTTTTCAAAGATCTTTTTGAAAAACATGGAAAAACATTTGAAGAGATTGGTGTGAATGTGAATTCAGGTTTTGGTAATGTTTTAGAATGCATCCAACAATTACCCGAAGCCAAACGTAAAGAAATTGAGGCTGATATTGAATCTGTATACCAAAATGGTCCTGCAGTAGCCATGGTAAACTCTGAAAAAGGCATTACAAATTTAAATGTCCCGAGTGATGTTATTATTGATGCCTCTATGCCTGCAATGATTAGAACTTCTGGCAGAATGTGGAATGCTAAAGGCGAACTTCAAGATACTAAGGCTGTAATACCTGATAGTAGCTATGCTGGAATTTATTCAGCTACCATAGATTTCTGTAAAAAACATGGAGCTTTTGACCCTACAACTATGGGTACAGTTCCCAATGTAGGATTGATGGCTCAAAAAGCTGAAGAATATGGTTCGCATGATAAAACCTTTGAAATCCCTTCAGACGGCACTGTAAAAGTGATTGATACTGAAGGAAATACATTACTACAACACAGCGTTGAAGAAGGTGATATATGGAGAATGTGTCAAGCAAAGGATGCGCCTATTCAAGACTGGGTGAAATTAGCTGTTACTCGAGCAAGAGCCTCACAAACACCAGCAGTTTTTTGGTTAGATGAAAACAGAGCTCATGATGCTGAATTAATTAAAAAAGTAAATTTATATTTAAAAGATCACGATACTTCTGGATTGGATTTAAGAATCTTATCACCTATTGACGCCACTATTTTTACATGTGAAAGGCTTAAAGAAGGTAAAGACACTATTTCTGTTTCAGGAAATGTTTTACGTGATTATTTAACAGATTTATTCCCAATATTAGAAGTTGGTACCAGTGCTAAAATGCTATCAATAGTTCCTTTAATGAATGGTGGTGGCTTGTTTGAAACTGGTGCTGGTGGATCGGCTCCAAAACATGTGCAACAACTGTTAGAAGAAAACCACTTACGCTGGGATTCTTTAGGTGAATTTTTAGCACTTGCGGTTTCTTTAGAACATTTTGGAGAGGTTAACAATAATGAAAAAGCAAAAATTTTAGGACAAACCTTAGATGATGCTACTGACAAATTGTTAGAAAACCAAAAAGGACCTTCAAGGAAATCTGGTGAATTGGACAATAGAGGAAGCCATTTTTATTTGGCTATGTATTGGGCTCAAGAATTGGCAAATCAAACTAAAGATGCTACTTTAAAAGAAGAATTCACCTCCATTGCTCAAAAATTAACTGAGAACGAAAGTACTATTGTCAATGAACTTAATAGCATTCAAGGCAAACCTGTAAACATAGGTGGCTATTACGAGCCTAACGAAGCACTTGTCAATCAAGTTATGCGTCCTAGTAAAACATTCAATGCTATTTTAGAATAG
- the rplS gene encoding 50S ribosomal protein L19 encodes MESLVKFVQDEFVTKKELPAFSAGDTITVYYEIREGEKVRTQFFRGVVIQRRGSGTSETFTIRKMSGTVGVERIFPINLPALQKIEVNKSGKVRRARIFYFRGLTGKKARIKESRR; translated from the coding sequence ATGGAATCTTTAGTAAAATTTGTACAAGACGAATTTGTAACAAAAAAAGAATTACCTGCATTTAGTGCTGGAGACACAATTACTGTTTACTACGAAATTAGAGAGGGTGAAAAAGTACGTACTCAGTTTTTTAGAGGTGTTGTAATACAAAGAAGAGGCTCTGGAACTTCAGAAACTTTTACGATTAGAAAAATGTCAGGAACAGTTGGAGTAGAACGTATATTCCCAATTAATCTACCTGCTTTACAAAAAATTGAAGTTAATAAAAGTGGTAAAGTACGTAGAGCTCGTATTTTCTACTTTAGAGGACTTACTGGTAAAAAAGCTAGAATTAAAGAAAGCAGACGTTAA
- a CDS encoding PorP/SprF family type IX secretion system membrane protein: MKLKITFIIIMSCFSIKANAQDPVFTQYFLVPETLNPGFSGFEDATYFGLIHRTQWPNLGLRIDTEYAFFNTWIENIGGIGFSILNQHENNTNYNHLQGNANYAYHVRLANDWYFRPAIEIGFGTKSYNFRNLVLADQININSGSVSLITSDQLALNANRNITFFDFTTGFVFDKKNTRTDTDLWLGASIKHLNRPNISFVENGNVPLDIFYSLHINYKFPYFDRNDMLIYANYMQQGSYNRLDIGSTIKLEKLLIGAIAVTNPAKNDTNSHLLTSVNTFIGLEFDQLRFGFSYDLNTSKIGRTDGVYELSITYLADCLICRNPANTERRK, translated from the coding sequence ATGAAATTAAAAATAACCTTTATAATCATTATGAGTTGCTTTTCTATAAAAGCAAATGCTCAAGACCCGGTTTTCACACAATACTTTTTAGTCCCCGAAACTTTAAACCCTGGGTTTTCTGGGTTTGAAGATGCTACTTATTTTGGTTTAATCCACAGAACCCAATGGCCAAACTTAGGTTTAAGAATAGATACTGAATATGCATTTTTTAATACTTGGATTGAAAATATTGGAGGCATTGGTTTTAGCATTTTAAATCAACATGAAAACAATACCAATTACAACCATTTACAAGGAAATGCTAATTATGCATATCATGTAAGACTGGCAAACGATTGGTATTTCCGACCTGCTATTGAAATCGGTTTTGGAACTAAATCTTATAATTTTAGAAATCTGGTTTTAGCAGACCAAATTAATATTAACTCTGGTAGTGTTAGCCTTATTACTTCAGATCAATTAGCACTAAATGCAAACAGAAACATAACCTTTTTCGATTTTACTACTGGATTTGTTTTTGATAAAAAAAATACGAGAACCGACACTGATTTATGGCTCGGTGCTTCCATTAAACATTTAAACCGTCCCAATATTTCTTTTGTTGAAAATGGCAATGTGCCCTTGGATATTTTTTATTCACTACATATTAATTACAAATTCCCTTATTTTGACCGTAATGATATGCTTATTTACGCCAACTATATGCAACAAGGTTCATATAACAGATTAGACATTGGTTCAACCATTAAATTAGAAAAATTATTAATTGGCGCTATAGCAGTTACCAATCCTGCTAAAAATGATACTAATAGTCATTTATTAACATCTGTTAATACCTTTATTGGCTTAGAATTCGATCAATTACGCTTTGGCTTTTCATATGATTTAAATACCTCTAAAATAGGTAGGACAGATGGTGTATACGAACTTTCTATTACCTATTTGGCAGATTGTTTAATATGTAGAAACCCTGCCAATACAGAACGAAGGAAATAA